CGGCGTCCGGTTCGCCGTGTCCACCGACGCGCACGCCGTACCGCATCTGGACTTCATGCGGTACGGCGTGGCGACAGCGCAACGCGGCTGGGCCGCGCCCGGCGACGTCGTCAACACCTACCCGCTGGACGAGCTGCGCCGGTTCCTCGCGAAACCTCTGGTGACGGCCGGGGAGAGGACCTTCACCCCTTGACCACCCCGACGGGGACCAGGCGGGCGACCTTGCGGCACAGGCCCGCGCCTTCGGCAGCGTCGATGACGGCGTCGACGTCCTTGTAGGCCGCCGGCGCTTCTTCGGCGAGGCCTCGCCACGACGTTCCCCGCACCGCGATACCCCGGGATTCGAGGTCATCGCGGAGCCGGTGGCCGTCGACCTCTCGGGCCGCGGCGTGGCGGCTGCGAACGCGCCCGGCACCGTGGCAGGTGGAGTGGAACGCGGGCGAGCCGGTCACCCCGGCGAGGACGTAGGAGGAGGTGCCCATCGTGCCGGGGATGAGCGTGGGCTGGCCGGTCGCGGCGAGGTCGGCGGGCAGGTCCGGGTGGTGCGGAGGCAGGGCCCGCGTCGCGCCCTTGCGGTGCACGCACAACCGCCGCCACCGGCCGTCGACCTCGTGGCTCTCGATCATGGCGAGGTTGTGGGAGACGTCGTAGACCAGCTCGAGCCCGGCGCCGGTGTGCCGCTCGAACGCGCGCCGGGCGGTCTCGGCGAGCAGCTGGCGGTTGGCGCGGGCGAAGTTCGTCGCGGCGGCCATGGCACCCAGATAGGCGTGTCCCTGGGCGGAATTCACCGGGACGCACGCGAGCTGCCGATCGGGCACCCGGATTCCGTAGCGGCTCATCGCTTCGTCCATCGTGCGGACGTAGTCGGTGCAGACCTGGTGCCCGAGTCCGCGGGAGCCGGTGTGGATCATCACGCAGACCTGGTGCCGGTGGAGGCCGAACACCGCGGCCGTGGCCTCGTCGAAGACCTCGTCGACCACCTGGACCTCGAGGAAGTGGTTGCCGGACCCCAGACTGCCGA
This genomic window from Amycolatopsis mongoliensis contains:
- a CDS encoding RtcB family protein — encoded protein: MDVIPETRYRFRIPRHGPMRVPGIVYSTRELLPEATGDKSLEQVANVATLPGIVTASYAMPDVHWGYGFPIGGVAATDVSAGGVVSPGGVGFDISCGVRLLAAQLDQDQLATALGPLMDTLGHTVPRGLRRGGTWQLADRAQLYDVLLGGARYAVEAGHGVPRDLARCEDAGQVPDAAPGRLSARAIERGLGQLGSLGSGNHFLEVQVVDEVFDEATAAVFGLHRHQVCVMIHTGSRGLGHQVCTDYVRTMDEAMSRYGIRVPDRQLACVPVNSAQGHAYLGAMAAATNFARANRQLLAETARRAFERHTGAGLELVYDVSHNLAMIESHEVDGRWRRLCVHRKGATRALPPHHPDLPADLAATGQPTLIPGTMGTSSYVLAGVTGSPAFHSTCHGAGRVRSRHAAAREVDGHRLRDDLESRGIAVRGTSWRGLAEEAPAAYKDVDAVIDAAEGAGLCRKVARLVPVGVVKG